The following proteins are co-located in the Macadamia integrifolia cultivar HAES 741 chromosome 3, SCU_Mint_v3, whole genome shotgun sequence genome:
- the LOC122073808 gene encoding classical arabinogalactan protein 26-like, with the protein MASTFWFILVLTMALVTTPSLSYYTSSHLKLAASTISAAPSFLPDSPLSSPPALSPDITPLLPSPGGSAPSPTGSSSIPTIPSSPSPPNPDDSAAAAPVGYAVSAHAPSPSQPMSSSISFLPNSLVNLGLLLFWTFWFVQLLAK; encoded by the coding sequence ATGGCTTCTACCTTTTGGTTCATCTTGGTGCTCACCATGGCCTTGGTGACTACACCTTCACTCTCTTATTACACTTCTTCTCACCTAAAATTAGCAGCTTCAACCATTTCGGCGGCGCCTTCTTTTCTTCCAGATTCGCCGCTATCTTCTCCGCCGGCGTTGTCCCCTGACATTACCCCCTTATTGCCTTCTCCTGGTGGTTCTGCGCCTTCACCAACAGGGTCGTCTTCCATCCCCACTATTCCTTCCAGCCCCAGTCCACCGAACCCAGATGATTCGGCCGCTGCAGCACCAGTTGGCTACGCAGTGTCCGCACACGCACCTTCTCCATCTCAGCCAATGTCGTCCTCCATCTCTTTCTTGCCTAATTCACTTGTGAATCTGGGATTGTTGCTGTTCTGGACCTTCTGGTTTGTGCAGCTTTTGGCGAAGTGA
- the LOC122073920 gene encoding serine/threonine-protein kinase RUNKEL produces MNQYHIYEAIGRGKYSTVYKGRKKKTIEYFAIKSVDKSQKSKVLQEVKILHSLDHPNVLKFYSWYETSAHLWLVLEYCVGGDLMALLRQDCQLPEDSVHDFARDLVKGLQFLHSKGIIYCDLKPSNILLDENGRTKLCDFGIARRLSEISKTTPSLLPQAKRGTPCYMAPELFQDGGVHSYASDFWALGCVLYECYAGRPPFVAREFTQLVKSILSDPTPPLPGNPSCSFVNLIDSLLVKDPAERIQSVELCGHNFWRTKMTPVPLPPQPAFSNMIELFGKTYLSERNGDKPLQNKTLPKFREKDPKGVSKQDENSIMGAKGFETPIKNVHNGRRAQAKASGRVVEEKPKDVSSATRGVNLLRLSRIAKSNLQRENEKENYRRPLPNGSENDAEVKIENNDMELDFNENTEDEAPEETDCSDNPTNTPGEKPTIQNQDHGKIEEIDDSTNQMDTLPETLDSTSDDPQSVEQESCSENIQVPATPPSVGLQRKAQRVKPGSGSAADSDFSKSSNSLSKVQWHPSDLAVRPVMPSRKNDKSSEALLSLPFGALPATDFVKMSRDQRDTHSNRITSILNGNAAVTEKQSVIKYLEMLSGNADAANILTNGPIMLSLVRMLRLSKVSALRVQLASVIGLLIRHSTFIEDDLASSGILGALTDGLRDKQEKIRRFSMAALGELLFYISTQNEHSRDNNPLESPSKDSKSASGWQVSGPMFSLVSSILRKGEDDLTQLYALRTIENICSQGGDWAARFTSQDVINNLCYIFKASGKQESTRLTAGSCLVRLVRFNAPTIQSVIEKLSFKETASALVKGSPREQQISLNLLNMALLGSHMFTNIGRQLLPLVEDKHLVPSLISLIEQGSEILRGKALVFVALLCKNGRRWLPHFFCNAKFLCVVDRLAKEKDSYVQQCMEAFVQVVATTIPGLLDTITGDIQQMMGGRRHGQIATPGRAVPKINLHLFPVVLHLLGSSSFKNKVVTHQVLQQLANLIKLVESPFQGRDDFQITLLRILESIAEEPSVVLEQPHIFIQILRSLAVLYKGNKDGDARFLSLKIMFDVMVIFLDEPSEDEQRKEELKFISSAHFLPLYTSFVQDEDPIPMYAQKLLVMLIEFNYINISDILHQEMVSQCFEFLLGDLSGANVNNVKLCLSLASAPEMETKILSQLRVVRRIGNLLEFVKAKEMDDFVEPTLDLCKAFLLHGIGSRKGFVYSKEPGLLGDISFDTSSALDHQDCIKDIADFGSNVGVFLELCTSHEAQVADLASECVILLLKAAPREGTMGLLTNLPKVNMVLDPRLRMASGLMLLRMLHALGYSCRQYLSQAMILSVSIPEITRIEVIISDLRRSSIPSVASAASVVALELQRLPRSV; encoded by the exons ATGAACCAGTATCATATCTACGAAGCCATCGGCAGGGGCAAATATTCG ACTGTTTacaaagggaggaagaagaagacaattgAGTATTTTGCCATCAAGAGCGTTGATAAGTCACAGAAGAGCAAGGTTCTTCAAGAA GTTAAGATTCTTCACTCTTTAGATCACCCAAATGTTCTGAAGTTCTATTCATG GTATGAGACTTCTGCCCACTTATGGTTGGTATTGGAATACTGTGTTGGTGGAGATCTCATGGCCTTATTGCGGCAG GATTGTCAGCTTCCTGAAGATTCTGTACATGACTTTGCCCGTGACCTTGTCAAAGGCTTGCA GTTCTTGCATTCAAAGGGAATTATTTACTGTGACTTGAAACCATCAAACATACTACTGGATGAGAATGGACGCACAAAG CTCTGCGATTTTGGAATAGCAAGAAGATTGAGTGAGATATCTAAAACTACTCCTTCCCTG CTACCACAGGCAAAGCGTGGAACACCCTGTTATATGGCACCTGAGCTGTTTCAAGATGGAGGAGTTCATTCTTATGCTTCTGATTTCTGGGCACTTGGTTGCGTATTATACGAGTGCTATGCTGGGAGGCCTCCCTTTGTGGCGAGAGAGTTCACTCAACTGGTTAAATCTATCCTCTCTGATCCAACTCCTCCCCTCCCTGGTAATCCAAGCTGTTCTTTTGTCAATTTGATTGATAGTCTTCTAGTAAAAGATCCTGCTGAAAGAATCCAGTCAGTTGAGCTTTGTGGGCATAATTTTTGGAGAACAAAAATGACTCCAGTGCCTTTACCTCCTCAGCCTGCCTTTAGTAATATGATTGAACTTTTTGGGAAAACTTATCTTTCCGAACGTAATGGAGACAAGCCTCTTCAAAATAAGACACTGCCCAAATTTCGTGAAAAGGATCCAAAGGGGGTATCTAAACAGGATGAGAATTCTATTATGGGAGCAAAAGGTTTTGAAACTCCAATTAAGAATGTGCACAATGGTCGGagggctcaagccaaggcttCTGGAAGAGTTGTTGAGGAGAAACCAAAAGATGTTTCAAGTGCCACAAGAGGTGTGAATCTTCTAAGGCTCTCAAGGATAGCAAAATCAAACCTgcagagagagaatgagaaggaaaaCTACCGAAGACCTTTGCCTAATGGCTCTGAGAATGACGCTGAAGTTAAAATTGAGAACAATGATATGGAACTTGACTTTAATGAGAACACCGAAGATGAAGCACCAGAAGAAACTGATTGTTCTGATAATCCCACTAATACACCTGGAGAGAAACCGACAATTCAAAATCAGGATCATGGGAAAATAGAAGAGATCGATGATAGCACGAACCAAATGGATACACTACCTGAGACCCTTGATTCTACTTCTGATGATCCACAATCAGTTGAGCAGGAATCCTGTTCAGAAAACATTCAGGTGCCCGCTACACCACCTAGTGTTGGTCTTCAAAGAAAAGCTCAAAGGGTTAAACCAGGATCAGGAAGTGctgctgattctgatttttcaAAATCTTCTAACAGCCTCTCTAAAGTGCAATGGCATCCATCTGACCTTGCAGTCAGACCTGTAATGCCTAGCCGGAAAAATGATAAATCTTCAGAGGCTTTGCTGTCACTTCCTTTTGGTGCACTGCCAGCAACTGATTTTGTGAAGATGTCCAGAGATCAGCGGGACACACATAGCAATCGAATTACATCCATTTTGAATGGTAATGCTGCTGTAACAGAAAAGCAAAGTGTTATCAAATACCTTGAGATGCTCAGTGGGAATGCTGATGCTGCAAATATATTAACAAATGGCCCAATAATGCTGTCCCTTGTGAGAATGCTCCGACTATCAAAGGTGTCTGCCTTGCGTGTCCAACTTGCTTCTGTGATTGGTTTATTGATTAGGCATTCGACCttcattgaagatgatttaGCCAGTTCAGGAATTTTGGGAGCATTGACAGATGGCCTCAGAGACAAGCAGGAAAAAATTAGGAGGTTTTCTATGGCAGCTTTGGGTGAACTTCTGTTCTACATATCCACTCAAAATGAGCATTCAAGAGATAACAATCCTTTGGAGTCTCCATCTAAGGACAGCAAGTCTGCATCTGGCTGGCAG GTTTCTGGTCCAATGTTTTCATTGGTGTCATCTATTTTACGGAAAGGAGAAGATGATTTAACTCAGCTCTATGCTTTAAGAACAATTGAAAACATTTGCAGCCAAGGAGGGGATTGGGCAGCTCGTTTCACCAGCCAGGATGTGATAAATAACCTCTGCTACATATTTAAGGCATCTGGGAAACAGGAAAGCACAAGGCTCACTGCTGGATCATGTTTAGTGCGCTTGGTTCGTTTCAATGCTCCTACCATACAATCAGTAATAGAGAAGCTCTCTTTCAAAGAAACTGCATCTGCACTGGTCAAAGGCAGCCCCCGTGAACAACAGATCAGCTTGAACCTTCTAAACATGGCCTTGCTTGGAAGTCATATGTTCACAAACATTGGCAGGCAACTACTGCCCTTGGTGGAGGACAAGCATCTTGTACCAAGCTTGATCTCTCTAATTGAGCAGGGAAGTGAGATCCTCAGGGGAAAGGCACTAGTTTTTGTGGCCCTCCTTTGTAAGAATGGTCGGAGGTGGCTTCCCCATTTCTTTTGCAATGCAAAATTTCTGTGTGTGGTAGATAGATTGGCGAAAGAAAAGGATAGCTATGTGCAGCAGTGTATGGAGGCATTTGTGCAGGTTGTGGCCACAACCATTCCCGGGTTGCTGGATACCATAACTGGAGATATTCAACAAATGATGGGAGGGAGACGCCACGGGCAGATTGCCACTCCTGGTCGTGCCGTGCCAAAGATAAATCTTCATTTGTTTCCTGTTGTCCTCCATCTCCTTGGAAGTTCATCTTTCAAGAACAAAGTTGTAACTCATCAGGTCTTGCAGCAATTGGCAAATCTCATCAAGCTTGTGGAGTCACCTTTCCAG GGCAGAGACGACTTCCAAATTACACTCCTGCGAATTCTGGAGTCTATTGCAGAGGAGCCCTCAGTTGTTCTTGAACAGCCTCACATTTTTATCCAAATTCTCCGCAGTTTAGCTGTGCTGTATAAAGGAAACAAAGATGGAGATGCCAGATTCTTGTCCCTGAAAATTATGTTCGATGTGATGGtcattttcttggatgaaccaTCAGAAGatgaacaaagaaaagaggagCTGAAGTTCATATCAAGTGCTCATTTTCTCCCTCTCTACACCAGTTTTGTTCAGGATGAAGATCCTATTCCCATGTATGCGCAGAAGCTTCTTGTGATGCTTATTGAGTTCAATTACATAAATATTTCAGATATTCTGCATCAAGAAATGGTCTCCCAGTGCTTTGAGTTTCTGCTTGGTGATCTTTCTGGTGCAAATGTCAACAATGTTAAGCTTTGCCTCTCTTTGGCATCTGCTCctgaaatggaaactaagaTACTCTCTCAATTAAGAGTAGTAAGGAGGATTGGCAACCTGCTAGAGTTTGTAAAAGCAAAGGAGATGGACGATTTTGTTGAACCGACTCTTGATTTGTGTAAAGCATTCCTATTACATGGCATAGGCAGTAGAAAAGGCTTTGTTTATTCTAAAGAACCAGGTTTGTTAGGTGACATTTCCTTTGACACAAGCAGTGCACTTGACCACCAGGACTGCATAAAGGATATTGCCGATTTTGGTAGCAATGTTGGCGTCTTCCTGGAGTTGTGTACATCTCATGAAGCACAGGTTGCAGATTTGGCATCTGAATGTGTGATTTTGTTACTCAAGGCAGCACCGAGGGAAGGCACCATGGGTCTGTTGACAAATCTTCCAAAGGTTAATATGGTCTTGGATCCACGGCTCCGCATGGCTTCTGGTTTGATGCTGCTACGCATGCTGCATGCTCTTGGTTACTCGTGTAGGCAGTACTTGTCTCAGGCAATGATATTATCAGTTTCAATTCCAGAGATAACCAGAATTGAAGTCATTATTTCTGATCTTAGACGCTCTAGCATACCTAGTGTTGCCAGTGCTGCTTCAGTTGTGGCTTTGGAGTTGCAGCGGCTTCCTCGCAGTGTCTGA
- the LOC122073274 gene encoding probable indole-3-pyruvate monooxygenase YUCCA10: protein MKETTVIVAGAGPCGITTSASLNLQSIPHILLEREDIFCPIWTKYSYDRLHLHLAKEFCELAHMPFPDSYPTYVPRNLFIQYLEEYMTRFNVNPVYNRSIESATYDKVAGKWIFKTRNTKTDEIEEYCSRFLVLATGETTDPFVPKIKGMETFTGQILHSTEYKTGKPFTNKSVLVVGCGNSGMELAYDLTLFNAKTSIVIRHPIYIITRWMGYMSLVLFQRLPFGLVDRFIALVSRLWYGDMSKYGIEKPTEGPYERKEKYGKYPVVDVGTAGKIKSGEIQVLPGISCINGDEVLFTNGKSYHFDVILSATGFHRSIRNWLKDDYGFLGEDGLAKERDPKPYWKGKNGLYCAGLARKGLIGAGPEGILIANDIKKLL, encoded by the exons atgaaggaaaCAACAGTGATTGTAGCAGGAGCTGGTCCCTGTGGAATTACAACTTCAGCTTCTCTAAACCTTCAATCAATCCCTCACATTCTCCTAGAAAGAGAAGATATCTTCTGTCCCATATGGACTAAATACTCTTACGATCGTCTCCATCTTCACTTAGCCAAGGAGTTCTGTGAGCTTGCCCACATGCCATTCCCAGATTCTTACCCAACTTATGTTCCAAGAAACCTATTTATCCAATACTTAGAAGAGTATATGACCCGGTTCAATGTGAACCCGGTTTATAATCGGTCCATTGAGTCTGCAACCTATGATAAGGTCGCCGGaaaatggattttcaagacAAGGAACACCAAGACTGATGAGATTGAAGAGTACTGCTCAAGATTTCTGGTGTTGGCCACCGGCGAAACCACCGATCCTTTCGTGCCGAAAATCAAAGGCATGGAGACATTTACAGGGCAGATCTTGCACTCCACAGAGTATAAGACTGGGAAGCCCTTCACTAATAAGAGTGTCCTAGTTGTTGGGTGTGGTAATTCTGGTATGGAGCTTGCTTATGATCTAACTCTCTTCAATGCTAAGACCTCCATTGTTATTAGACACCCG ATTTATATTATAACAAGGTGGATGGGGTATATGTCTTTGGTGTTGTTCCAGCGTCTGCCTTTTGGATTGGTGGATAGATTTATTGCTTTGGTCAGTAGGTTGTGGTATGGTGATATGAGTAAGTATGGGATTGAGAAGCCAACAGAAGGTCCTtatgaaaggaaagagaagtatGGAAAGTATCCAGTTGTTGATGTCGGCACCGCCGGTAAGATCAAGTCCGGCGAGATTCAG GTCTTACCGGGAATATCTTGCATTAATGGTGATGAGGTGCTCTTCACAAATGGCAAGTCTTATCACTTTGATGTGATTTTATCGGCTACTGGATTCCATAGATCAATAAGAAATTGGCTCAAG GATGATTATGGCTTTCTCGGTGAAGATGGGCTTGCcaaagaaagagatcctaagcCTTATTGGAAGGGAAAGAATGGCCTCTACTGTGCTGGGCTTGCAAGAAAAGGTTTGATTGGAGCTGGCCCAGAAGGTATATTGATAGCTAATGAtatcaaaaaattattatga
- the LOC122074259 gene encoding uncharacterized protein LOC122074259 has protein sequence MSPILMMKMEMFNLKENAIWIGGLNIDQLPHILILEKVWTHIWSCKTLSKIKSFLWRACAQCLASGEGLLSRHVSVDPSCLRCGVAVETVDHLLLECLFALASWFGSSIAFLVPASRPLKLYEFLSSWDSLFSQEQRKATETLGMCSFLYWFLWIARNDLVFRKKIWTPSEMFQSAQRAFSKFWAASSPHNQSSYEAPTALSPPSSWTRPPIGSVKINCNIALPTDFQVGGLGIIIQDCQGA, from the exons ATGTCTCCAATACTGATGATGAAGATGGAAATGTTTAATCTGAAGGAAAATGCAATTTGGATTGGAGGCTTAAACATTGATCAGCTCCCACACATTCTCATTTTGGAG AAAGTATGGACACACATCTGGTCTTGCAAAACCCtatccaaaatcaaatcatttttatGGCGTGCATGTGCGCAATGCCTTGCTTCTGGGGAGGGTCTTCTTTCTCGTCATGTTTCCGTTGATCCATCATGTCTGAGATGTGGAGTTGCAGTGGAAACTGTGgatcatttgttgttggaatGTCTTTTCGCACTTGCTTCATGGTTTGGAAGCTCCATTGCTTTTCTTGTTCCAGCATCTAGGCCTCTGAAGCTTTATGAGTTCCTTTCAAGTTGGGATTCCCTCTTTTCACAGGAACAAAGGAAGGCTACAGAAACTTTGGGTATGTGTTCTTTCCTTTACTGGTTTTTATGGATTGCAAGAAATGATCTCGTTTTCAGAAAGAAGATTTGGACTCCTAGTGAAATGTTTCAATCGGCTCAGAGAGCTTTCTCTAAATTCTGGGCAGCTTCGTCTCCTCACAATCAGTCTTCTTATGAAGCTCCAAcagctctctctcctccatcttcatGGACtcgtcctccaataggctctgtTAAAATTAATTGCAATATTGCATTGCCAACAGATTTTCAGGTTGGAGGTCTTGGTATTATTATTCAGGATTGTCAAGGCGCCTAA